Genomic segment of Streptomyces longhuiensis:
GCTGCGCTACTACAGCAATCTGACGCAGTCGCAGATCAGCGCGGAATTGGGCGTTTCCCAGATGCATGTGTCAAGACTGCTGGCCAGAAGCTTCGCGCGGCTCAGATCCGCAAACAGGATCGAAGCGTAACCGGAACGAGTGGAGTGCCTTTTCCGGCACTTCCCCGCCGAAATACGTCAGTTCCCCGCCACACCCCCCTTTTCCTGCACCGATTCACCCCATCCATGTCGACATGTCACTACAGCGTGTTGCCGACATGTGACATTCTGCTGGAACCGCGTTTGCCGCAGCCCCGCCTCCGGTATTCAGGTGGAGGCTGCGTTCCTTCCAGACGGGAGCGCCCGCCGCGTCCGTCCGCGACCTCAAGGGGGTGGCATGTCCGCAGACCAGGGCAGCTCGAAGGTGCTCACGCTCAGCAAGAGCGCATCCGCGCCCGACGTGCTTCACAGCTCGCCTGTATCCGGGGCTTCCGAAGCCATCGACACCCGCACCCTGTCCCGCTCCCTCTTCCTGCGGCTCGCCGCACTCGACGAGAACAGCCCCGAGCGTGCCTACGTGCGGGACACCCTCATCGAGCTGAACCTCCCGCTGGTCCGGTACGCGGCGGCGCGCTTCCGCAGCCGTAACGAACCGATGGAGGACATCGTCCAGGTCGGCACGATCGGCCTGATCAAGGCGATCGACCGGTTCGACTGCGAACGCGGCGTGGAATTCCCGACGTTCGCGATGCCGACCGTCGTCGGCGAGATCAAGCGCTTCTTCCGCGACACGTCCTGGTCGGTGCGGGTGCCGCGCCGGCTCCAGGAGCTGCGGCTCGCGCTGACCAAGGCGAGCGACGAGCTGGCCCAGAAGCTGGACCGCTCGCCGACCGTACCCGAGCTGGCCGCGGTGCTCGGCGTCTCCGAGGACGACGTGGTCGACGGACTCGCGGTGGGCAACGCCTACACCGCCTCCTCCCTCGACTCCCCGGCGCCCGAGGACGACGGCGGCGAGGGCTCCCTCGCGGACCGCCTCGGCTACGAGGACACGGCCCTGGAGGGCGTGGAGTACCGCGAGTCGCTCAAGCCGCTGCTCGCCAAGCTCCCGCCGCGCGAGCGCCGCATCATCATGCTGCGCTTCTTCGCGAACATGACGCAGTCGCAGATCGGCGAGGAGGTCGGCATCTCACAGATGCACGTGTCGCGCCTGCTCACGCGGACCCTGTCGCAGCTCAGGGAAGGCCTGATCGCCGACTGAGGCTTCGCGCGCGGCGCCGGTGCCGTTGACGGGGTTCCGAATTGACGGACCGTCAGACACACTGGCGCGATGCGACGAGGATCGATACGCGGCCGCCGAGGCGCCCTCACGGGCGCGACGGCGGCCGTGGTCTGCCTGGGCGGTCTCCTTGCGGCGTGCGGGAGTTCCGGCGGTGGGGACGGCTATGTGGCGGTCGGCGCGGCCGGTGCCACACCCGACCGGACACCGGGACGCACGGTGGCGCCGACCGGCGATGTGGAGCTGGTGCCGCTGGACGGGGCCGACTCGGATCCGCCGGGCCCGTCGGACTCCGGGACGACGGGGTCGGGCAGCGGCGAAGGTGGCGGTGGCGGCGACAAGTCCCCCGGTGGCGGCGGCGGTTCGGGGGATGCGGGCGCCAGACCTGGCGCAGGAGCGCGTACGGGCAGTGGCTCCGGGACACCCGACGCTTCAGGACCCGACGGGTCCGGGCAGCCGTCCACCGGCGCGGGCGGGTCCGGCGGCAGCGGCTCCAGCGGCGGCGGCTCCGGCGGCGGGGCGACGACCACGCCGTCCGCCCCCGGCACCGGCACCGGCACTCCGAGCGGGCCCGCCGCCTTGAAGGTCGGGGACCCGGAGCGCAAGGCCACGGACAAGCGGTGGTGCGAGGACGTGACCCTGAACATGGTCAACACCGGTGGTGCCGCGGTGCGTTCGGGCACGGTGACGTTCGGGACGCACATCATCGGCGCCCTCGGCATCGACTGGGCCACCGTCGAGTCCACCCAGGACCTCCCCGTGCCGATCGACGCGGGGAAGCGGAAGAAGAAGACCTGGACGGTGTGTGTCGACGCCTGGCGGGTGCCGCTCGGCATGCACGTGGAGACGCGGGACGTCTCCGTCACATGGAAGTGAACCGCTCTCCGGGAAAGGGAAGCGAGCGGCTCTCCGGTGCAAGGAAGTGGGCGGCTCTCCGCCGAGAGCCGCAGCGACCTACTTGAGGGCCAGCCAGGCCACGCCGGCCACGATGACGACGGCGAGCACGATGCCGATGATCAGACCCGCGCCGGGTCCCGACTTCGCCGGGGCGGCCTGCTGGCGCGACTGCGAGGCCGGTTCGTCGACGAAGGCGCGGAACATCTGGGTGCTCCCCGCGGGGTCGTAGTTGCCTTCGGGGGCCGGGCCCTGGGGGTTGTGTGCCATGGGGAAGGACCCTAGCGAATACGCGGGGACGACGCCACACCCATGCTGAGCTGCGACTTTACATGTGCAACCCCTCCCCTTTACTTGGTTTTTAGGCTCGTACACCCCTTTTCGTTTGCCTGCGGCAACCAACTGTCTCTATGGTTGCCCTAAGCAACGAACGTAGGAGGTGCCGTGGCCGAGCAGAGTCAGTACGAACAGCTCGCCCGACAGTTCAGTGCCTTCGGTGCCGTCAAACGAGACCTCGCGCGGTCCCTGCCGCACGACTGTCCGGCCGGTTCGGCCGCGGTCCTCATGCTTCTCGGCCAGTACGGCGAGATGCGGATGAGCCGCCTGGCGGAACTGCTCGCCGTAGACATGTCCGTGACCAGCCGCCACGTGGCGCACGTCGCCGAACGCGGCTGGATCGACCGGTCGCCCGACCCCGCGGACAAGCGCTCCCGCATCCTCAGCCTCACCGAACAGGGCGTGAAGCAGATCGAACTGCTCTCCGAGCGGTCGACCGAACTGCTCGCCTACCGGTTGAGCGACTGGTCCGACGACGAGGTCGGGCAGCTGATCGCGATGATGAGCCGGCTCCGCGACAGCTTCGGCGACTGCCGATACACGCCGCGACTCGCGCAGGCACTTCCGGATGCCACCGAAGAGACCACCCGTACACCCGCTTAAGTAAAGGAACCCCATGGCAACAACCACACCGGCAGGTGTGCGGGGCAGCCACGCCAAGCATGGAGGCGCAGCCCCCGGCAGCGGTTCTCCGATGACACACAAGCAGATCATGGAGGCGCTGTCCGGGCTGCTGCTCGGCATGTTCGTCGCGATCCTGTCGTCGACGATCGTCACCAACGCGCTTCCCGAGATCGTCGGCGACCTGGGCGGCGGCCAGTCCGCCTACACCTGGGTCGTCACCGCCTCGCTGCTCGCGATGACCGCGACGACGCCCCTGTGGGGCAAGCTCGCCGACATCTTCAGCAAGAAGGCGCTCGTCCAGATAGCCCTGATCGTCTACGTGGGCGGCTCGGTCGTGGCCGGCCTCTCGCAGAGCCCGACCATGCTGATCGCCTGCCGCGTGGTGCAGGGCATCGGCGTCGGCGGCCTGTCCGCCCTCGCGCAGATCGTCATGGCCGCGATGATCTCCCCGCGTGAGCGGGGCCGTTACTCCGGCTACCTCGGTGCGACCTTCGCCGTCGCCACCGTCGGCGGCCCGCTGCTCGGCGGTGTCATCACCGACACCTCGTGGCTCGGCTGGCGCTGGTGCTTCTACGTCGGTGTGCCGTTCGCGATCATCGCGCTCATCGTTCTGCAGAAGACGCTGAAGCTCCCCGTGGTCAAGCGGGACAACGTGAAGGTCGACTGGGCCGGTGCCTTCTTCATCACCGCCGCGGTCTGCACCCTGCTCCTGTGGGTGACCTTCGCCGACGACAAGTACGACTGGCTCTCCTGGCAGACCGGCGCGATGGTGGGCGGCGCCGTCGTCCTCGCGCTGATCTTCATCTTCGTGGAGACCAAGGCCGCGGAGCCGATCATCCCGCTGCGGCTCTTCCGCAACCGCACCATCACGCTCGCCTCGATCGCCTCGCTCTTCGTGGGTGTCGCGATGTTCACGGGCACCGTGTTCTTCTCGCAGTACTTCCAGCTGGCGCGCGGCAAGTCGCCGACGATGTCCGGTGTCATGACGATCCCGATGATCGGCGGCCTGTTCATCTCGTCGACCGTCGCGGGCCAGATCATCACCAAGACCGGCAAGTGGAAGGCGTGGCTGGTCTCCGGCGGCGTGCTCATCACGGCGGGCCTCGGACTGCTCGGCACGATCCGCTACGACACCCCGTACTGGCGCGTCGCGATCTTCATGGCGCTCATGGGTCTCGGCATCGGCATGATGATGCAGAACCTCGTGCTCTGCACCCAGAACCAGGTCGCTCCGGAGGACATCGGTTCGGCCAGCTCCACGGTCACCTTCTTCCGCTCCCTCGGTGGTGCGATGGGTGTCTCGGCGCTCGGTTCGATCATGGCCACGCGCATCACGCACTACGTCAAGGACGGCCTCGCCGACCTCGGCCCCAAGGGCGCTGCCCTGGGCCACGGCGGCACCGGCGGCGGCGCCATCCCGGACCTGGACAAGCTCCCCGCGCCGCTGCGCACGATCATGGAGAGCTCGTACGGGCACGGCATCGCGGACGTGTTCCTGATCGCCGCTCCGATCGCGCTCCTCGCGCTCATCGCCACACTGTTCATCAAGGAGATCCCGCTGCGTACGTCGAACTCCCAGGCTGTTCCGGCCGCCGAGGCCGAGGCCGACGTGCCCGCGGTCGCGGGTGCCGGCGCTCCCCAGGCGGAGGAGCTGGTTCCGGCCATGGCGGCCGCGGTCTCCGAGCCCTCCTCGGACGGCGCGACCCAGCGTCTCCAGGCGGTCGCCACGACGGCGGGCAGCGTCCCGGCGACGGCGTCCACCGGTGGCGGCACCCCGGTCCGCGGCTTCGTCCGCGGCTCCGAGAGCGCCCCGGTCCCGCGGGCAGCGGTCACGCTGATCTCGCTCGGCGGGCGCCAGCTGGGCCGCGCGGTCTCCCAGGGCGACGGCGCCTACGGCCTCGACGCCCCCGGCGCGGGTTCGTACGTCCTGATCGCCTCGGCCGACGGCTACCAGCCGCAGGCCTCCACGGTCGTCGTCGGCGAGGAGCCGGTCGCGTACGACATCCTGCTCAGCGGCACCAGCGGCCTGAGCGGCGTCGTGAAGTCCGTGGACAGCAAGCTGCCGGTTCCCGGCGCCATGGTCATCGTGACCGACGTCCGCGGTGACGTCCTCGCCACCGGACTATCCGGCGAGCAGGGCGAGTTCACCTTCGCCGAGCTGGTCCCGGGTGCGGTCACCGTGGCGGTCACCGCGGCAGGACACCGTCCGTTCGCGCTGCCCGTCGAGGTCGGCGGCACCGGGGTCACCCGGGTCGAGATCGAGCTGCACTCCGGTGCGCAGGTCGCCGGTGTGGTGCGTGCCGCGGGCGGTCCGCTGAACGACGCGCGGGTCACGCTCGTCGACGCGGCGGGCAACGTGGTCGCCACGGCGACGACCGGTCACGACGGCGCGTACGCCTTCACCGACCTGGACAGCGGCGAGTACACGGTCATCGCGACCGGCTACCCGCCGGTGGCCACCGGTCTGACGGTCAACGGCGGCGGCGCCGAGGGCCACGACATCACGCTCGCCCACCCCGGCGAGTGACGACCCCGGGCAGGGACGCGCTTCGAGCGGAGACGCCCCCTGCCCGGTAGTGGGAAAAGGACCCCGGAACCGGTGGCGGCACTACGGCAGGGGACGGCCGGCCGCCACCGGACCGGGGTCCGGCCCGTTTACGGGCCATCGACCAAGGGGCCCCAGCATCGATCGAGGGCCCCAGCGGCGGGCGACCACGCCCGCGAGAGCGGCGCCGGTATTCGGCGCAAGGGAGAAGCATGGGACTGAGCGCGCGGATCCGTACCAAGGACGGATGGGCTCTGCCGCACGCCGTCGTGACGGTGACCGACATGACGGGTGCGCAGGTGCTGCGGGCCGAGGCCGACGACGAGGGGGCCGTGCACGACGCGGTGACCCTGACCGCGGGCCCGTACGTGGTGATCGTGACGGCGGTCGGTTACGCGCCGACGGCGTCCACGGCGATGGTGACGGCGAGCGGCCGTGCCGACGTCGGCACGGTGGTCCTCGCCCGGCAGGGCGGCGCCGAACTGCCGCCGCCCGGACCGTGGACGATCGACCCGGTGCACTCCTCGGTGGGCGCGGTCGCGCAGCACCTCGGCATCTCGAGCGTGCGCGGCCGGTTCACGGAGTTCGGCGGCCGGATCGAGATCGCCCAGGACGTGGAGAAGTCTCGGGTGGAGGCGGTCATCAAGGCGTCCTCCATCGACACGGGCAACGGCATGCGGGACGGGCACCTGAAGACGCCCGACTTCCTGGACGTCGAGACGTTTCCGGAGATCACGTTCCGCTCGACCGGCCTGGAGCCGGCCGGGTCCGACCGCTGGACGGTGCACGGCGAGCTGACGATGCACGGCGTCGTACGGCCCGTGGACCTGGACCTCAGCTACCTCGGCACGGGCGCGGACCCGTGGGGCGGCACCCGGGCGGCGTTCCGGGCGACGACCGAGCTGAAGCGCGAGGACTTCGCGATGAACTACAACCAGGTCGTCCAGGCGGGCATCTCCGCGATCGGCACGACGCTGAAGGTGGAGCTCGACATCCAGGCCGTGCAGGGGGACGCGCTGCCGCAGGTGTGAGCGGGGGTCCGAGCGCGGGCGCCGTCGGCCGTCGTAGGGTGCTGCACATGGCACCCAGCATCGCGACCAACACCCGTGTCTCCCTGGACGAGTTGCTCGACTTCGTCCGCCCGCGCCACCGCGCGCTCCTGCTGACCGCCCGCGCCGACGGAACCCCGCAGGCCTCCCCCCTGACCTGCGGGGTCGACGACTCCGGGCGGATCGTCGTCTCCACCTATCCCGAACGCGCCAAGACCCGTAACGCCAAGCGGAATCCGCGGGTGAGCGTGGTCGTCCTGAGCGACGACTGGAACGGCCCGTGGGTGCAGATCGACGGCACCGCGGAGGTCATCGACTCACCCGAGTCGGTCGAGCCGCTGGTCGAGTACTTCCGCAACATCTCGGGCGAACACCCGGACTGGGACGAGTACCGCGCGGCGATGCTCAAGCAGGGGAAGTCCATCATCCGGATCACGCCCGAACGGTGGGGACCCGTGGCGACCGGCGGATTCCCCGCGGCTCTCGCCCCGAGCGAGTAACAGCCGGCGGACGGAGTCCGACGCAGCGCCCCGAAGCCTGCGAAGCAGCGCGAGGGGCGCAAAAAAAAGGGGGCCCGCGCGGCGATGCTCAAGCAGGGGAAGTCCATCATCCGGATCACGCCCGAACGGTGGGGACCCGTGGCGACCGGCGGATTCCCCGCGGCTCTCGCCCCGAGCGAGTAACGGCCGGCGGACGGAGTCCGACGCAGCGCCCCGAAGCCTGCGAAGCAGCGCGAGGGGCGCAAAAAAAGGGGGGCCCGCGCGGCGATGCTCAAGCAGGGGAAGTCCATCATCCGGATCACGCCCGAACGGTGGGGACCCGTGGCGACCGGCGGATTCCCCGCGGCTCTCGCCCCGAGCGAGTAACGGCCGGCGGCGGATTCCCGGCGCACCTGGCCTGAGTGCCCGGCCTGGCGCACGCTCTAGCGCGGGGGCTGCTGCTGGGCCGTGACCATCGTGTCGATGCCGGCCACCAGCAGGTCGAGCGCCACCTGGAAGTCGGCCTCGCGGATGTCCTCCACCTTGTGGCCCTCGGTGCCCGCCATCAGCGCCCGCGCGTTCTCGTAGTCCTCGGCCATCTCCGGGGCCAGTTCGCCGAAGGCGCCCATCGCGTGGTGGTAGTACTCGTCCTGGGTCATCCCGGCGTCCGCGCAGCGCTGTACGAAGTGGCCCTCGATGGTCCCGTACCCGTACACGAACTGGAAGACGGCGGCGATCGCGCCCCGCTGGCCCTGCAGGTCGAGGCCGGTGTCCTCGATGATGCGCTGCACCTGGCGCGAGAACGCCAGTGAGTGGGGGCCGATGTTGAGGAAGTGGCCCGTGAGCGGGGAGGTCCAGGGGTGGCGCACCAGGCTCGCGCGGTACACCCCGGCGAGCTGCCTCAGCGGGGCGCGCCAGTCGCCGCCCGGTGCCGCGGGCTCGGGCAGCTCCATCTCGCCGAAGACGCGGTCGAGGGCCAGTTCCAGGAGGTCGTCCTTGGTGTCGACGTACCAGTAGACGGACATCGCGGTCACGCCGAGCTCGGCCGCGAGGCGCCGCATCGAGAACTTGGCGAGGCCCTCGGCGTCGAGGAGCCTCACGGTGGCCGCGGTGATCCGCTCCCGGTCGAGCGTGCTGGGCGCCTCGCTCCTGCGGGTACGCGGCGTCTTGCCCTCCAGCCAGACGCTCGTCCGCGCCGGACGCCCCGCACGGTCGGCTGCCTTCGCCATGGCGCACCTTCCCAAAGTCCTCGTACCGGCCCGGTTCCGGCAGCGGACCGGAACGACCCGGTCCGCCACCACCGATGCTAAGTGCAGCTACGCCGCGGCCTTCACCGCTGAGCCTGCCCGCTCCGCCCTCCTGAGCAACGCCGCGGCGAGGAGGCCGCCCACGAGCACGGCGACCGCGCCGACCAGCTGGCTGGTCTCCAGGCCCGAGGAGAACGCGTCGGCGATCCGCTCCCGCTCCGCCCCCGACTTCGCCGCGGCGAGCGCCGCCGGGAGCGAGGCCGCGGAGACGGATACGAGCGCGGCGAACCGGGAGTTCAGCACGGCGCCGAGGACGGCCACACCGAGACCGTTGCCGAACTCGGCGAGCGTGCCGTTGACTCCGGCGCCGACGCCCGCCTTCTCCGGCGGGATCGCGCTCATGATGGCGTTCGCCATGGCGGGCATGGCGACGGAGATGCCCGCGCCCATCACGACGAGGCCGAGCAGCATCCCCCCGTACGAGTCCCCGCCGAGCAGGGCGATCGCGGCGAGGCCGGCCGCGAGGCACGACATGCCGGTGGCGATGGTCGCGGGGGTGCCGAGCTTCGGCAGGATGCGCGCGCCGACGCCGGTGAGGTTGAGGACCACGACCGTCAGGGCCATGGGCGCCGTACGCAGACCGGCCTCCAGGGCACCGTAGCCGAGCACGAACTGGAGGTGCTGGGTGAGCAGGAAGAGCGAGCCGCCCATGCCGAAGGCGACCAGGATCGCGCCGGCGACGGCCCCGGTGAACTGCTGGTTGCGGAAGAAGTGCATGTCCAGCATCGGGTACGGGATCCGCAGCTCCCAGACGACGAACGCGGCCAGGACCACGAGGCCGACCAGCGCGGAGAAGCCGACGTGCGCGGACGTCCAGCCGTGCTGCGGGCCCGAGATGATCGCGTAGACCACGCCCGTCATACCGACCGTGGACAGGAGCGCGCCGACCAGGTCGGGCCGGTCGCCGAGCGGGTTCTTGGACTCGGGGACGAGCGCGAGGACCGCGATCAGGCCGATCACCGCGACCGGGATGTTGATCAGGAAGATCGCGCCCCACCAGAAGTGGTCGAGCATGACGCCGCCGATGAGCGGGCCCGCGGCGAAGCCGAGGGAGTTCACGGTGGCCCACAGGCCGATCGCCCGGACGCGCTCCGCGTCGTCGAAGATCTGCACGACGACGGCGAGCGTGGTGGTCATCAGGAGCGCGCCGCCGACCCCCATGCCGGCGCGCGCGGCGATCAACTGTCCGGTGGACTGGGCGAGTCCGGCGACCAGCGATCCGGCGCCGAACAGGACGAGCCCGGCCGCGAGCATCTTCTTGCGCCCGTAGCGGTCGGCCGAGCTGCCCGCGGTGAGCAGGAGACCCGACTGGACCAGCGAGTACGCGTTGATCATCCACTGGATGTCGGAGGTCGAGGCGTCCAGCTCCCGGGTGAGGGAGGGGATCGCCACGTTCAGAACGGTGTTGTCGAGCAGCACGGTGAGCTGGGCGAGGCAGATGACACCGAGGATCAGCCAGCGCTGCGGGTGGCCGCCGCCGGTGGCGGCCGTTGAGTTCTCGGCGGTCGTCGCCGTCATGTCCAGATTCCCCTATACGGTGTACGTCGAGTGGCGTCGTACACCGTATAGCCGTCTGCGTGCGGCGGCCAAGTCACTTTTCGGCGCCGGACACCCGCTAGCGTTCTCCCGCCTGAAACCTGACGAGTGAGGGGTCGGATGTCCAAGCACCGCCGCACACCGCAAGTTCTGCTCGCCGCCGGACTGTTGGGGGGACTCGCCGTCGCGCCGCAAGCGCGGGCCGCCGGGGGGCCACCGCCCGTCCCGCTGCGCATCGCCACGTACAACATCCACGCCGGTTCCGGCATGGACAACGTCTTCGATCTCGACCGCCAGGAGGCGGCGCTGCGCGCCCTGCACGCCGACGTCATCGGGCTCCAGGAGGTCGACGTCCACTGGGACGCGCGCAGCCAGAACCGGGATCTGGCCCAGGAACTGGCCGACCGGCTCGGGATGCATGTGTCGTTCGCGCCGATCTACAGCCTCGACCCGGTCGAGGACGGGGGGCCGCGCCGCGAGTACGGGGTCGCGATCCTGTCCCGGTATCCGGTCCGGGGCGCCGTCAACCACGAGATCACCCGCCTGTCGACGCAGGACCCGAACCCGGTCCCGGCGCCCGCCCCCGGCTTCGGGGAGGTCGAGCTGAAGGTGCGTGGGGTGCCGGTCCAGGTCTTCGTGACGCACCTCGACTACCGGCCCGACCCGTCGGTACGGGCCGCGCAGGTCGCCGACACCCGCAGGATCATGGCCGGGGAACGTACGTCACCCAAGGACCGCCAGATCCTGCTCGGCGACTTCAACGCGGAGCCGGGCGCCCCCGAACTCGCCCCGCTGTGGAAGGAGCTGACACCGGCCGACCCGGGGGCGTACACCTTCCCGGCGGCGGATCCGGTCAAGCGGATCGACTACGTCGCGGTGGGCGAGGGCGTCCGGGTACGCGACGCGGCGGTGGCCGAGACTCTCGCCTCGGACCACCGCCCGGTTGTCGCCGATCTGTCGCTGAACAGGAGTTAGGGCAGACCTAGGACTTCGGCTGCGTCAGGTCGTAGAAGGTCGCGCTGCCCACGGTGACCTTCGTGTAGTTCTTCTCGACCCAGGACTGGATCTTGGAGGCGGAGCCGCTGCCGCCGCCCATCCCGCCCATGCCGCCACCGAGGAAGTAGTGGATCTTCCCGTCCTCGACGTAGCTCTTGAACTGGGCGAGCGTCGGGGACGGGTCGCTCCCGTTGAAGCCGCCGATCGCCATGACGGGCTTGCCGGTGGAGAGCTGGTAGCTCGCCGCGTTCTGCGAGCCGATGGCCGCGGCGGCCCAGGTGTAGTCGTCCGCGTTCTTCTCCACGAGGGCCTTGGCCTTGGCGCTGACCTGGGCGCCGTTGAGGAGCCCGCCCATTCCGCCGCCGCCCGCGCCACCGCGTTCACCCATGCCTGCGCCGCCGGGCATCGTGCCGGTGCCGCCCTGCTGCTTGCCGTTGCCTGTGCCCTGGTTCTGGCCCTGGCCATTGCCCTGGCCGGGCATGCCGCCGGTCGGAGGCAGGCCCGTGCCGCCCCCCTGCTGGCCCTGCCCGCCCTGGCCGGGCGGCTGGCCCTGCTGACCCTGGCCGTTCTGCCGGCCCTGCTGGCCCTGGCCGGGCGGCTGCATTCCGCCGCGCATCCCGCCTTCGCCGCCGGGGCCACCGGGGAAGCCGCCCCGGCCGCCCATCGTGCTCGCCCCCGCAGGACCGGCCGTCACGATCGACCCGCTGTGCCCGGTGCCGAGCGTGCTGATGGTGTACGCGGTCGGCCCGGCCAGCGCGGCCACGAGGCCCACCCCGGCGGCACCGAGCGCCAGTTGACGGTTCAGCCGGCCCGCGACGGCGAGACCGAGGCCCGCCGCGACGCCGCCGACGAGGATCACCCAGCGCAGCCACGGCACATAGTCGGGCGTCCGGTTCAGCAGGACGTACGACCACACCGCCGTCACCGCCACCGTGACGCCGAGCGCGGCGGACGCCGTGAACCTGGCCCGCTCCTCCCACAGCACGCTCGCGCCCATGCCGACGAGCGCGGCGGCGTAGGGGGCGAGGGCCACCGTGTAGTACTGGTGGAAGATCCCGGCCATGAAGCTGAAGACGACCATGGTCATCACCAGCGAGCCGCCCCACGCGAGGAACGCGGCGCGTGCCGTGTCGGTGCGCCGCGCCTTCCAGGTGACGACGACACCGGCGACGAGCAGCACCAGCGCGGCCGGCAGGAGCCAGGAGATCTGGCTGCCGATCTCGGAGTTGAACATCCGGTCGATGCCGGTCTCGCCCCACTGGCTGCCGCCGCCCATGCCACCGCCGCCGCCGACGCTGCCGGTCTCCTCTCCGTTGATCCGGCCGAGCCCGTTGTAGCCGAAGGTCAGCTCGAGGAACGAGTTGTTCTGGGAGCCGCCGATGTACGGGCGCGAGGACGCGGGCCACAGCTCCACGACCGCGACCCACCAGCCGCCCGCGACGACCATCGCGAGCCCGGAGAGCAGCAGCTGTCCGATCCGCTTGAGCGGCCTGCCCGGCGCGAACACCGCGTACAGGACGGCCAGCGGCGGCAGGATCAGGAACGCCTGGAGGGTCTTCGCGAGGAACGCGAGGCCGACGGCGACGCCCGCCCACACCAGCCACTTCGTCCGGCCGTTCTCCATGCCGCGCAGGACGCAGTAGACCGTGACGGTCATCAGGAGCGCCAGCAGGGCGTCCGGGTTGTTGAAGCGGAACATCAGGGCGGCGACGGGCGTGAGCGCGAACGCCGCCACGGTGAGCAGCCCGGCCGCCGCGCTGAACCGGCGCCGCACGGCCGCGTACAGGACGCCCGCCGTCGCCACGCCCATCAGGACCTGCGGGACGAGGATCGCCCAGGAGCTGAGGCCGAAGATCCGCACCGAGAGCGCCATCGGCCACAGCGACGCCGGGGGCTTGTCGACGGTGATGGCGTTGGCCGAGTCGAGCGACCCGAAGAACATCGCCTTCCAGCTCTGGCTCCCGGCCTGCACGGCCGCGGAGTAGAAGGAGTTGGCGTAACCGGAGGCGCTCAGGTTCCACAGGTAGGCGAGCGCCACGACGAGCAGCAGGCCGAGGAACGCGGGGCGCGCCCAGCGCGGGTCCTCGGACCGGCCGCGCCAGACCCGGGTGAGCGGGGGCTGCTTCGGGCGGCCGTGGCCCTGGCCCTGAACGGCCGGTGCGGCCGGGGGCGG
This window contains:
- a CDS encoding TetR/AcrR family transcriptional regulator; protein product: MAKAADRAGRPARTSVWLEGKTPRTRRSEAPSTLDRERITAATVRLLDAEGLAKFSMRRLAAELGVTAMSVYWYVDTKDDLLELALDRVFGEMELPEPAAPGGDWRAPLRQLAGVYRASLVRHPWTSPLTGHFLNIGPHSLAFSRQVQRIIEDTGLDLQGQRGAIAAVFQFVYGYGTIEGHFVQRCADAGMTQDEYYHHAMGAFGELAPEMAEDYENARALMAGTEGHKVEDIREADFQVALDLLVAGIDTMVTAQQQPPR
- a CDS encoding MarR family winged helix-turn-helix transcriptional regulator translates to MAEQSQYEQLARQFSAFGAVKRDLARSLPHDCPAGSAAVLMLLGQYGEMRMSRLAELLAVDMSVTSRHVAHVAERGWIDRSPDPADKRSRILSLTEQGVKQIELLSERSTELLAYRLSDWSDDEVGQLIAMMSRLRDSFGDCRYTPRLAQALPDATEETTRTPA
- a CDS encoding MFS transporter: MTATTAENSTAATGGGHPQRWLILGVICLAQLTVLLDNTVLNVAIPSLTRELDASTSDIQWMINAYSLVQSGLLLTAGSSADRYGRKKMLAAGLVLFGAGSLVAGLAQSTGQLIAARAGMGVGGALLMTTTLAVVVQIFDDAERVRAIGLWATVNSLGFAAGPLIGGVMLDHFWWGAIFLINIPVAVIGLIAVLALVPESKNPLGDRPDLVGALLSTVGMTGVVYAIISGPQHGWTSAHVGFSALVGLVVLAAFVVWELRIPYPMLDMHFFRNQQFTGAVAGAILVAFGMGGSLFLLTQHLQFVLGYGALEAGLRTAPMALTVVVLNLTGVGARILPKLGTPATIATGMSCLAAGLAAIALLGGDSYGGMLLGLVVMGAGISVAMPAMANAIMSAIPPEKAGVGAGVNGTLAEFGNGLGVAVLGAVLNSRFAALVSVSAASLPAALAAAKSGAERERIADAFSSGLETSQLVGAVAVLVGGLLAAALLRRAERAGSAVKAAA
- a CDS encoding PPOX class F420-dependent oxidoreductase produces the protein MAPSIATNTRVSLDELLDFVRPRHRALLLTARADGTPQASPLTCGVDDSGRIVVSTYPERAKTRNAKRNPRVSVVVLSDDWNGPWVQIDGTAEVIDSPESVEPLVEYFRNISGEHPDWDEYRAAMLKQGKSIIRITPERWGPVATGGFPAALAPSE
- a CDS encoding MFS transporter, giving the protein MATTTPAGVRGSHAKHGGAAPGSGSPMTHKQIMEALSGLLLGMFVAILSSTIVTNALPEIVGDLGGGQSAYTWVVTASLLAMTATTPLWGKLADIFSKKALVQIALIVYVGGSVVAGLSQSPTMLIACRVVQGIGVGGLSALAQIVMAAMISPRERGRYSGYLGATFAVATVGGPLLGGVITDTSWLGWRWCFYVGVPFAIIALIVLQKTLKLPVVKRDNVKVDWAGAFFITAAVCTLLLWVTFADDKYDWLSWQTGAMVGGAVVLALIFIFVETKAAEPIIPLRLFRNRTITLASIASLFVGVAMFTGTVFFSQYFQLARGKSPTMSGVMTIPMIGGLFISSTVAGQIITKTGKWKAWLVSGGVLITAGLGLLGTIRYDTPYWRVAIFMALMGLGIGMMMQNLVLCTQNQVAPEDIGSASSTVTFFRSLGGAMGVSALGSIMATRITHYVKDGLADLGPKGAALGHGGTGGGAIPDLDKLPAPLRTIMESSYGHGIADVFLIAAPIALLALIATLFIKEIPLRTSNSQAVPAAEAEADVPAVAGAGAPQAEELVPAMAAAVSEPSSDGATQRLQAVATTAGSVPATASTGGGTPVRGFVRGSESAPVPRAAVTLISLGGRQLGRAVSQGDGAYGLDAPGAGSYVLIASADGYQPQASTVVVGEEPVAYDILLSGTSGLSGVVKSVDSKLPVPGAMVIVTDVRGDVLATGLSGEQGEFTFAELVPGAVTVAVTAAGHRPFALPVEVGGTGVTRVEIELHSGAQVAGVVRAAGGPLNDARVTLVDAAGNVVATATTGHDGAYAFTDLDSGEYTVIATGYPPVATGLTVNGGGAEGHDITLAHPGE
- a CDS encoding YceI family protein, whose translation is MGLSARIRTKDGWALPHAVVTVTDMTGAQVLRAEADDEGAVHDAVTLTAGPYVVIVTAVGYAPTASTAMVTASGRADVGTVVLARQGGAELPPPGPWTIDPVHSSVGAVAQHLGISSVRGRFTEFGGRIEIAQDVEKSRVEAVIKASSIDTGNGMRDGHLKTPDFLDVETFPEITFRSTGLEPAGSDRWTVHGELTMHGVVRPVDLDLSYLGTGADPWGGTRAAFRATTELKREDFAMNYNQVVQAGISAIGTTLKVELDIQAVQGDALPQV
- a CDS encoding RNA polymerase sigma factor SigF gives rise to the protein MSADQGSSKVLTLSKSASAPDVLHSSPVSGASEAIDTRTLSRSLFLRLAALDENSPERAYVRDTLIELNLPLVRYAAARFRSRNEPMEDIVQVGTIGLIKAIDRFDCERGVEFPTFAMPTVVGEIKRFFRDTSWSVRVPRRLQELRLALTKASDELAQKLDRSPTVPELAAVLGVSEDDVVDGLAVGNAYTASSLDSPAPEDDGGEGSLADRLGYEDTALEGVEYRESLKPLLAKLPPRERRIIMLRFFANMTQSQIGEEVGISQMHVSRLLTRTLSQLREGLIAD